From a single Aliivibrio wodanis genomic region:
- a CDS encoding putative DNA binding helix-turn helix protein encodes MARNLNDMMASRSVESQNRISEMAEEMLLEVKLQSLREELEFTQSELAKNMGISQPSVVAIEQRGSDVKLSTMKRYVEAMGGRMSIDIELPTGKHVGFNI; translated from the coding sequence ATGGCTAGAAACTTAAATGACATGATGGCGTCTCGTTCAGTTGAAAGTCAGAATAGAATTTCTGAAATGGCTGAGGAAATGTTGCTAGAAGTAAAACTTCAATCTCTTCGTGAAGAGCTCGAATTTACGCAATCAGAATTAGCTAAAAATATGGGTATAAGCCAACCATCGGTTGTTGCTATTGAGCAGCGTGGAAGTGATGTGAAACTTTCAACGATGAAAAGATATGTTGAAGCTATGGGGGGTAGAATGAGTATTGATATTGAACTACCAACAGGTAAGCATGTTGGTTTTAATATTTAA
- a CDS encoding membrane protein (No significant database matches), which yields MNKYILLLSLFIITNTLNIVQASHLSGPENYLCKHMPIGWKDNKNTIEAGYEYCIRSNRANVKFTNLTQDSIFISSKIGHIFEIEPESVSQLLPYSRQGVFHFVTKTQGRVYMMGNNNNIIVSPYLTRDITKDVYSRVKNNLQTSSMKKVPMFRVRDISYENPIFIDNPDFNFVEKQTFAFPAIVVIGVGGGIAGAINAWDPNGFCGPDVVRGAIIGAITGLGTAMMAIPSGGGIIIGAASGAALNKSLSGACLACHKSGNSYCGERI from the coding sequence ATGAACAAATATATTTTGTTATTGAGCTTATTTATAATTACAAATACATTAAATATCGTTCAAGCATCACACTTAAGTGGACCAGAAAACTATTTATGTAAACATATGCCTATAGGCTGGAAAGACAACAAAAATACGATAGAAGCAGGATACGAGTACTGCATTCGCAGCAATAGAGCTAATGTTAAATTTACCAATCTTACTCAAGATTCAATTTTTATCTCAAGTAAAATAGGTCATATATTTGAAATTGAGCCTGAAAGTGTTTCCCAGCTTTTACCATATTCACGCCAAGGTGTTTTTCACTTTGTAACAAAGACCCAAGGTAGGGTCTATATGATGGGAAATAACAATAACATAATAGTGTCTCCATACTTAACAAGAGACATAACTAAAGATGTATATTCAAGAGTAAAGAATAATCTACAAACTTCCAGTATGAAAAAAGTACCAATGTTTAGAGTTAGAGATATAAGCTACGAAAATCCTATATTTATAGATAATCCAGACTTTAATTTTGTAGAAAAACAAACCTTTGCCTTTCCTGCTATTGTAGTTATCGGTGTAGGTGGCGGTATAGCAGGTGCTATAAACGCATGGGATCCTAATGGGTTTTGTGGCCCAGATGTGGTCAGAGGAGCGATAATTGGAGCTATAACTGGATTAGGTACAGCAATGATGGCCATTCCTAGTGGTGGTGGAATAATAATTGGAGCAGCATCAGGCGCCGCATTAAATAAATCTTTATCTGGAGCATGTTTAGCATGTCACAAATCTGGAAATAGTTATTGCGGAGAACGTATATGA
- a CDS encoding phospholipase A1 precursor, which yields MKKWMLLIALALPFMTSAKALNHISGYEDSYLLGSYTDSINKDEYISGGFEDADGLQNVEVKFQFSLAVPIVQINNSTSLMFSYTQKSLWQLGNSEISSPFRETNYKPQFFVMHQSNMLIFNSAEFGYMHESNGQTSGLSRSWDRIYGGLERLDGPVQYGVRAWYVFSDEENNEDINDFMAPYDVWLKVGNDIGEFSTQFHYNFATDKGGVEAAYTLYVNQFVGLYVQGWTGYGETLIDYNYDHSRIGIGMRLLPPN from the coding sequence ATGAAAAAATGGATGCTATTAATTGCATTGGCTCTACCCTTTATGACTTCTGCAAAAGCGCTTAATCATATATCTGGTTATGAAGACAGCTATTTATTAGGAAGTTACACCGATAGTATCAACAAAGATGAATACATTTCAGGAGGCTTTGAAGACGCTGATGGCCTTCAAAATGTGGAAGTGAAATTTCAGTTTTCTTTAGCGGTGCCGATCGTTCAAATTAATAACAGCACTTCATTAATGTTCTCTTATACGCAAAAGTCGTTATGGCAATTAGGGAATAGCGAGATTTCATCGCCTTTTAGAGAAACGAACTATAAGCCTCAGTTTTTTGTTATGCATCAATCAAATATGCTGATTTTTAATAGTGCAGAATTTGGTTATATGCATGAATCAAATGGCCAAACGTCGGGTTTATCACGCAGTTGGGATCGTATTTACGGTGGACTAGAGCGCCTTGATGGCCCTGTGCAATACGGTGTTCGTGCATGGTATGTATTTAGCGACGAAGAAAATAATGAAGACATTAATGATTTTATGGCCCCTTATGATGTGTGGCTAAAAGTCGGTAATGATATTGGTGAATTTTCTACACAATTCCATTACAACTTTGCTACCGATAAAGGTGGAGTAGAGGCGGCGTATACACTTTATGTAAACCAGTTTGTCGGTCTCTACGTTCAAGGTTGGACGGGGTATGGTGAGACGCTGATTGATTATAATTATGATCACAGTCGCATTGGTATTGGTATGAGATTACTTCCACCAAATTAA
- a CDS encoding transposase, IS6 family translates to MKARQKKRAVSSSWRMDETYIKIKGEWWYYYRAVDKSGDIVDFYLSKERDENAARAFLRKAIGNKGLPYKVVIDKSGALALHHINTLLWFSGVLMLSKVTIQKQKMVQALGWKSEADALSSMAGQETWTMIKRRQIIGDDLLPVWERFYAFAA, encoded by the coding sequence ATGAAGGCGAGGCAGAAAAAACGAGCTGTCTCTAGCTCATGGCGAATGGATGAAACTTACATCAAAATTAAAGGGGAATGGTGGTATTACTATCGTGCTGTTGATAAGAGCGGGGATATTGTTGATTTCTATTTAAGTAAAGAGCGTGATGAGAATGCAGCGAGGGCTTTCTTAAGGAAAGCGATTGGCAATAAAGGATTACCTTATAAAGTGGTCATAGATAAGAGTGGTGCTTTAGCTTTGCATCATATCAATACATTGCTATGGTTTTCAGGCGTTTTAATGTTGAGCAAAGTCACAATCCAAAAACAGAAGATGGTTCAGGCATTAGGTTGGAAATCAGAAGCCGATGCTTTATCTTCGATGGCAGGGCAAGAAACATGGACGATGATTAAACGAAGGCAGATTATTGGAGATGACTTGTTGCCAGTATGGGAGCGCTTTTACGCGTTCGCTGCATAG